The Priestia megaterium NBRC 15308 = ATCC 14581 region TCTTCTGATCAATTTGATGAAGAAACGTCAGCGTATCCCAAAACATCGTTTCGTACTCTTCCATTGATCGTTCTTTATGTTCAGGCTTAAAGAATAACACAAAGGATGTATAGCGACCTATGGTCTTGAACGTATCTATGTATTCTCTAAGTGCCAACGCTACATTTCTAATATCTTGGTAGTTATAAGGAGTAGTCACAAATGAAAACCGCAGTAAATCTTTTTTAAAGCCTTCTACCCCTAATATACAAGGAAATGGATTTTCTTCTGACAATATATCGCTTCGGAAATATTGAAAAGCATCTTTTCCCCAAAATGGGACATGCGTTGACTCTAAAATCTCATTGGCTCGAAAAAGCATTTTTGATGCCATTAAAATCCTCCTTATGGAACTCAACGTTACATGTGTATTAAAGAAAAGAAAGTTTATGAGCATTTTTAACTAAATGCCGATTCTAAATTATAAAACTCTAATCTATATATATATAAGCTACTATTGGACAAGTTAGAAAGGAGGCTGTGTTTGTGGAGTGGTTTTTGATTGCTATAAAACAAATAATTCTAGGTATTAGTCTCGCAGCACCGGTAGGTCCAATTAATATAGAGATGATTAAAAAAGGGCTGACAAAAGGATTTTGGGCTTCTTGGCTAGTTGGTTTGGGAGGCATGACGGCCGATATTTTATTTATGCTCCTCATTTTAATAGGGTTAACGCCTTTTGTTCAGATGCATGCTGTTACTGTTTTCCTTTATGCAACTGGTTTTGTCATGCTTACGTTTGTTGGCTTTCAAAGTATGAAACAAGCTGTTTCTCGTTCCTTTTCAATAGATGTAAATAAACCCTCTATTAAAAGAGATAAGTCGTTTTTTACAGGTTTCTTCATTGCTCTTATGAACCCTTTAAATATTGTATTTTGGTTTGGTGTATTTGGGTCAAGCTTAAGCGAAAGCCTCCAAAGTCAAACGTGGCTATCAGTCTTTTTTCATAGTTTCTTTATTATCTTTGGAATCCTTCTTTGGAATTTAAATATTGCCAGCAGCATTCATTTCACAAGAAAATTTATCACGCCTAAACTTCTTCGCTTCATTACGTTAGGTGCAGGTTTTTTACTTTTTTTATTTGGCTGCCAATTCGGTTTTAAATGTATATCCTTACTTATAGGCTGAGCTTTGAGCGATGAGTTCAATAAGAGTGTCATTTACTTTCTCACGTTCATCATAAAAAAGACCGTGTCCACTATTTTCAAATGGAAGAAGTGTAGAAAATGAAATATGACGATTCATAACTTTTGCAAGATCAAATGGACAAATTTGATCTTTTTTCCCGTGTAATATATATGTCTCAGCAAAAATTTGGCTCAAATCTTCCCGTAAGTCTTCGTCTCGTAAAGACACCGCAGTTTTAATTGTTCCATGACCGGATGCCTCTAAACCTAAATCTTGAAACCACCCTTTAAAAGCTGAGCTGGTAGGCTGATTAAAAAACTTTTTGCCAAACTCTTCAAGCATGTTAGGGCGATCTCTATACGTATTTTGAATAATTGTATTTACTTCTTCAGAAGGAAGTCCATATGGAAAATCAGTTTTTTGAATAAAGCTTGGAGCCGCTGCTCCTAATAAAATTAACTTCTTCACGCCATATCCTAAATGTCTGCTCATATATCGAATGGCAATGGCTCCCCCCATAGAAAAGCCTACGAGCGTATAATTTTTCAGCTCCAGTCTTTCTACTAACATGCGAATATCATCTGCTAATTGATTATAAGAATAGCCGGTGAAAGGCGCATCTGACTTTCCGAATCCGCGAAGATCAGGAGCGATACATCGAATACCGCAGGCCGGCAACGTTGTAAATTGGTATTCGTACATTTTAGCGTTAACAGGCCACCCGTGAAGGAAAAGAACGGGTTCCCCTTTTCCAATATCCCGTACAAAAAGTTTAGTCTTAGGAGTTACGTGAATAAAATAGTTCATCTATAACACCTCCTAGATGTTCTTATATATATATGTTTAGGACAATTGGAACATTCAAAAGTTTCTTATAAGCTTGTGTAGGAGGTGCATGATGTTTATTTGGGATAAGGAGTAGGGAAATGTTTCTTATTGTTTATTTAGAACATAGTTTAATTTAAAAATATTGAACAAAAAAAGTAGTAAAGCGTTAAAAACTTTACTACTTTTTTGTTATTTTTCTTCCAGCCACACATCAACTAAATTGCCGGCTTCGCTTTGGTCCAATACGAATGAACCGTTGCTGTATCGGTCGCTAGCTCGCATTGTAGATGGATCAACCTGCTCGATTTGACCTTTAGATGATTCTACTATCATGTAATGTTCTTTAGAGATTGCTTTTACTTTTGCAATTTGATGCGGATTAGATTTTAGTTCTCGGACCATCACTAGCCCTCGTTTTGCTCGTGCTGATTCTTCAAACTCAGTAATTTTTGTCTTTTTCACAGCTCCTCGTTGCGTGGCGATAAATAATTCAGTTGATAGAGCTTCATCTTCATCGAAGATAACGCCGCTTACAACATAATCATCGTCTTTTAAGTTAATTCCTTTCACACCAGAAGCGCGAGTCCCTACAATATTAATTTCTTCTTCCCGGAAACGCAGTCCGTAGCCAGAGCGAGTGGCAATAAACACTTGTTTTTTACCATCGGTTTGATATACATCGATTACTTCATCATCGCCTTTTAAATTAACGGCGACAAGAGCTTTAGAGTAGCGCTGTGCTTTATATTGAAGTAATTCTGATTTTTTGACCATACCGTTTTTTGTAAAGAAAAGCAAATACTGGTTTTCTTTAAATTCTTTCACCGGTATCGCCCGTACAATTTGCTCTTCTTTATCAATTGGAACAATGTTCATGATATGCTGCCCCATGTCTTTCCACCTGATATCAGGAAGTTCGTGCACTGGCATATATAAATAATTCCCTTTGTTTGTGAAGATGAGTAGCGTTTCAGTTGTATTAATTTCATACTTCGCTAAAATTCGGTCCGTATCTTTCATACCGAAGTCTTGCCCGTTAGACGCGGCGTAAGAACGAAGGCTTGTTCGTTTTACGTATCCGTCTTTTGTGACTGTCACCATCACTTCTTCAGATGGAACCATCACTTCTAGATTAATCTTAATTTCTTCGATTTCCGCTTCAATTTTTGAGCGGCGTTCTGTACTGTATTGCTTCTTTACACGGCGTAATTCTTTTTTGATTACATTAAAAAGTTTTTTCTCGCTATGTAAGATTTCTTCTAACTCGTTAATTTTAGCACCTAGCTCTTCAGCTTCCGCTTGTAGAGCTGTGATGTCCGTGTTTGTCAAACGGTATAATTGAAGCGATACAATCGCCTCTGCTTGAGGTTCTGTAAATTCATATTTGGCAATTAAATTATTCTTAGCGTCGCGCTTATCTTTAGAAGCTCTAATCGTCGCAATAACTTCATCTAAAATCGACAGTGCCTTAATCAATCCCGCTACAATATGTTCACGTTCACGTGCTTTTTGCAGTTCGTATTTAGAACGATTTGTTACCACTTCTCTTT contains the following coding sequences:
- a CDS encoding LysE family transporter, with amino-acid sequence MEWFLIAIKQIILGISLAAPVGPINIEMIKKGLTKGFWASWLVGLGGMTADILFMLLILIGLTPFVQMHAVTVFLYATGFVMLTFVGFQSMKQAVSRSFSIDVNKPSIKRDKSFFTGFFIALMNPLNIVFWFGVFGSSLSESLQSQTWLSVFFHSFFIIFGILLWNLNIASSIHFTRKFITPKLLRFITLGAGFLLFLFGCQFGFKCISLLIG
- a CDS encoding alpha/beta fold hydrolase, whose amino-acid sequence is MNYFIHVTPKTKLFVRDIGKGEPVLFLHGWPVNAKMYEYQFTTLPACGIRCIAPDLRGFGKSDAPFTGYSYNQLADDIRMLVERLELKNYTLVGFSMGGAIAIRYMSRHLGYGVKKLILLGAAAPSFIQKTDFPYGLPSEEVNTIIQNTYRDRPNMLEEFGKKFFNQPTSSAFKGWFQDLGLEASGHGTIKTAVSLRDEDLREDLSQIFAETYILHGKKDQICPFDLAKVMNRHISFSTLLPFENSGHGLFYDEREKVNDTLIELIAQSSAYK
- the parC gene encoding DNA topoisomerase IV subunit A; this encodes MTQTERFLDLPLEDVLGDRFGRYSKYIIQERALPDARDGLKPVQRRILYAMHVDGNTAEKGFRKSAKTVGNVIGNYHPHGDSSVYEAMVRMSQEWKVRNVLIEMHGNNGSIDGDPPAAMRYTEARLSSIAAELLRDIDKQTVEFVSNFDDTSSEPTVLPAMFPNLLVNGSTGISAGYATELPPHHLGEVIDATIMRIDKPTCTIEELMTAIQGPDFPTGGIIQGVDGIKKAYETGKGKIIIRGKTEVESIRGGKQQIVITEIPFEVNKANLVKKMDELRLDKKVEGIAEVRDETDRTGLRIVVELKKDANAQGVLHYLYKNTDLQVPYNFNMVAIAKKRPKLMSLANILDAYIDHQREVVTNRSKYELQKAREREHIVAGLIKALSILDEVIATIRASKDKRDAKNNLIAKYEFTEPQAEAIVSLQLYRLTNTDITALQAEAEELGAKINELEEILHSEKKLFNVIKKELRRVKKQYSTERRSKIEAEIEEIKINLEVMVPSEEVMVTVTKDGYVKRTSLRSYAASNGQDFGMKDTDRILAKYEINTTETLLIFTNKGNYLYMPVHELPDIRWKDMGQHIMNIVPIDKEEQIVRAIPVKEFKENQYLLFFTKNGMVKKSELLQYKAQRYSKALVAVNLKGDDEVIDVYQTDGKKQVFIATRSGYGLRFREEEINIVGTRASGVKGINLKDDDYVVSGVIFDEDEALSTELFIATQRGAVKKTKITEFEESARAKRGLVMVRELKSNPHQIAKVKAISKEHYMIVESSKGQIEQVDPSTMRASDRYSNGSFVLDQSEAGNLVDVWLEEK